From Pediococcus inopinatus, one genomic window encodes:
- the mobQ gene encoding MobQ family relaxase — translation MAIFHMSFSNISAGKGRSAIAGASYRSGEKLFDQKEGRSYFYARSVMPESFILTPKNAPEWASDREKLWNEVERKDRRANSRYAKEFNVALPVELSEDEQKELLKKYVQENFVDEGMVADVAIHRDHPDNPHAHVMLTNRPFNPDGTWGLKSKRENILDENGNKTYTGNSRFPRSRKVWLVDWDKKEKINQWRHNWAVSVNQVLEQKNIPDRISEKSFIEEGIDDTPTQHEGINSKRHERKEFNQQVKNYRKAKASYKNNQEKVINRGHLDSLSKHFSFNEKRIVKELSHELKTYISLENLDDKRRMLFNWKNSTLIKHAVGEDVTKQLLTINQQESSLKKADELLNKVVDRTTKKLYPELYFEQTIAAERRELIKETNSEQTIFKGSELNERLMNIRDDLLVRQLLTFTKRPYTSWQLLMQQEKEVKIELKYTLMIHDDSLESLEHVDQGLLEKYSPTEQQKITRAVKDLRTIMTVKQVIQTQYQEVLRRAFPNGNFNELPMIKQEQAYTAVMYYDPVLKPCQAETIEQWQANPPQVFSPQEHQQGLAYLSGQLSLDQLENHHLQRVLKHDGTKQLFFGECKADPTIKNSQIEKIQKQLKGQQAKDDQYRKANMGHYQPLNYKPVSPDYYLKTAFSDAIMTVLYARDEDYERQKQAQGLKETEWEMTKKQRQHQTRNRHEDWGMHL, via the coding sequence ATGGCAATTTTTCACATGAGCTTTAGTAATATTAGTGCTGGAAAAGGAAGAAGTGCAATTGCTGGAGCAAGTTATCGAAGTGGCGAAAAATTATTCGATCAAAAAGAAGGTCGAAGTTATTTTTATGCCCGATCGGTTATGCCAGAAAGCTTTATTTTGACACCAAAGAATGCGCCAGAATGGGCGAGTGATAGAGAGAAATTGTGGAACGAAGTAGAAAGAAAAGACCGTCGAGCAAACTCACGGTACGCTAAAGAGTTTAACGTGGCTCTACCAGTTGAATTAAGTGAAGATGAACAGAAGGAATTATTGAAAAAATATGTACAAGAAAATTTTGTTGATGAAGGTATGGTTGCCGATGTGGCAATTCATAGAGATCACCCAGATAATCCGCACGCTCATGTGATGTTAACTAACCGTCCATTTAACCCAGACGGAACGTGGGGATTGAAAAGTAAACGAGAAAACATATTAGACGAAAATGGGAACAAGACTTATACAGGAAATAGTCGTTTCCCAAGATCAAGAAAGGTGTGGTTAGTTGATTGGGATAAAAAAGAAAAAATCAATCAATGGCGGCACAATTGGGCGGTTAGTGTAAATCAAGTTTTAGAGCAAAAAAATATTCCCGATCGGATCAGCGAAAAATCATTTATCGAGGAGGGAATAGATGATACACCAACTCAACATGAGGGAATCAATAGTAAGCGGCATGAAAGAAAAGAATTTAACCAACAAGTTAAGAACTATCGCAAGGCCAAAGCCAGTTATAAAAACAACCAAGAAAAAGTAATCAATAGAGGTCATTTAGATAGCCTAAGTAAACACTTCTCGTTTAATGAAAAACGGATAGTTAAAGAGTTAAGCCATGAACTGAAAACTTATATCAGTTTGGAGAACTTAGATGATAAGCGGCGCATGCTATTTAATTGGAAAAACAGCACCTTAATTAAACACGCTGTTGGTGAAGATGTCACTAAGCAATTATTGACGATTAACCAACAAGAAAGTTCACTAAAAAAAGCAGATGAACTCTTAAATAAAGTAGTTGATCGCACGACTAAAAAACTTTATCCAGAGCTTTATTTTGAACAGACAATCGCGGCTGAACGACGGGAATTGATTAAAGAAACTAATAGTGAACAAACGATTTTCAAAGGCAGTGAATTAAACGAACGTTTAATGAATATCCGTGATGATTTATTGGTCCGACAATTATTGACCTTTACCAAGCGGCCATATACCAGCTGGCAGTTATTAATGCAACAAGAAAAGGAAGTCAAAATCGAGCTTAAATATACGCTGATGATTCATGATGATAGCTTAGAAAGTCTAGAACACGTTGATCAAGGTCTACTAGAAAAGTATTCACCAACCGAGCAGCAAAAGATTACTCGCGCAGTCAAAGATTTGCGAACAATCATGACTGTTAAGCAAGTTATTCAAACCCAATACCAGGAAGTTTTAAGAAGAGCCTTTCCTAACGGCAATTTTAATGAATTACCAATGATTAAACAGGAACAAGCCTATACAGCCGTGATGTACTATGATCCTGTTTTAAAGCCATGTCAGGCTGAAACAATTGAACAGTGGCAAGCAAATCCACCACAGGTGTTCAGTCCCCAAGAACATCAACAAGGACTAGCTTATTTATCGGGACAGCTTAGCTTAGATCAGTTAGAAAATCATCACTTACAACGGGTTTTAAAGCATGATGGCACTAAACAACTCTTTTTTGGCGAATGCAAAGCCGATCCGACGATTAAGAACAGTCAGATCGAGAAAATCCAAAAGCAGTTAAAAGGGCAACAAGCCAAGGATGACCAGTACAGAAAAGCAAATATGGGGCATTATCAACCGCTAAATTATAAGCCAGTTAGTCCAGACTATTACTTAAAGACGGCCTTTAGTGACGCGATTATGACTGTTCTATATGCCCGTGATGAAGATTACGAACGGCAAAAACAGGCGCAAGGTTTAAAGGAGACTGAGTGGGAAATGACGAAAAAGCAGCGGCAACATCAAACCCGGAACCGGCATGAAGATTGGGGCATGCACTTGTAA
- a CDS encoding ISL3-like element IS1165 family transposase, producing the protein MSQLDNTLKLLGITDTNIQVFGTREEFNGRGSGHKKYLVIQAELTYTLRRCPSCGYNTLHPNGHKLTHVHISGPMDRPVILELNKQRWRCSNCHSTCTATTPVVSTNHAIGHGLATHVLKLASKSLPAKTIASLTGISTNSVQRILTANIHPHASRRLPINLCFDEFRSTHGSMSFICIDADTHKSVKVLSDRLNRTIKQFFLSQYSTAERAAVQRVIMDMNASYQAFVHELFPNAELIIDRFHIIQLMGRTMDTIRTQCLKQLDKHSREYKVLKSLWRLFHKATPDAQKSRYLFGLNEYSTEQNAIDIGTDTFPAFKTAYETYIDLHDALMGRHADELKNIITNYQPNGTPLDTAMHTLRKNLNGVINAAKSSYSNGPIEGINRKIKELKRACYGFSNQANMFTRVYQLIA; encoded by the coding sequence ATGTCTCAACTAGATAATACACTTAAATTACTGGGAATTACAGACACAAACATTCAGGTGTTCGGTACTCGTGAGGAATTTAATGGTCGGGGCTCGGGTCACAAAAAGTATTTGGTCATCCAGGCAGAGCTTACCTACACACTCAGGCGCTGTCCCAGCTGTGGATACAATACGTTGCACCCTAACGGACACAAGCTCACTCATGTCCACATTTCAGGACCCATGGACCGGCCCGTAATTCTAGAGCTAAACAAGCAACGCTGGCGTTGTAGTAACTGCCATAGCACTTGTACGGCCACCACTCCAGTGGTATCAACCAACCACGCCATCGGTCACGGACTAGCGACTCATGTGCTGAAGCTAGCCAGTAAATCACTCCCGGCTAAGACTATCGCCAGTCTCACCGGTATTTCGACAAACTCAGTTCAGCGTATTTTGACGGCTAATATTCATCCACACGCGAGCCGCCGGTTACCGATTAATCTATGCTTTGATGAATTCCGTTCCACGCACGGCTCCATGTCGTTTATTTGCATTGACGCCGACACTCACAAATCAGTTAAAGTACTTAGCGACCGCCTTAATAGAACCATCAAACAGTTCTTTCTTAGTCAGTACAGCACCGCAGAACGGGCCGCGGTTCAACGCGTCATCATGGACATGAACGCCTCCTATCAGGCATTCGTGCACGAACTATTCCCTAACGCCGAACTCATTATTGATCGGTTCCACATTATTCAATTAATGGGCCGGACGATGGATACCATTCGCACTCAATGTTTAAAGCAACTCGACAAGCATTCGCGGGAATATAAAGTACTGAAATCACTATGGCGCCTATTCCACAAGGCCACCCCTGACGCACAAAAGAGCCGCTACCTCTTCGGCCTGAATGAGTACTCGACCGAACAGAACGCTATTGATATTGGAACCGATACGTTTCCGGCCTTCAAAACAGCTTATGAAACCTACATCGATCTCCACGATGCTTTGATGGGGCGTCACGCTGATGAACTCAAGAATATCATCACTAACTATCAGCCTAACGGCACGCCCCTAGATACGGCCATGCATACCCTACGAAAGAATCTTAATGGAGTAATTAATGCCGCCAAATCGTCCTACTCTAACGGACCGATAGAAGGCATCAACCGTAAGATCAAGGAGCTCAAACGTGCTTGTTATGGCTTCTCCAATCAGGCCAATATGTTCACACGCGTCTACCAGCTGATTGCCTAG
- a CDS encoding helix-turn-helix domain-containing protein has protein sequence MSKFNFDFKVKIVTEYLSGQAAYSLARKYGIGSKATVSIWIQRFERFGIKGLQPKAMDLEYTSQFKVDVLNWRKQNQASLPVTALHFNLSSPSTIWQWEKRFETLGIKGLERKRGNSKNMAKHKNENAKPVVQRDNSTTKDTLKQLQKENQMLKIENEYLKKLEALARKKSAQRKSRK, from the coding sequence ATGAGTAAATTTAATTTCGATTTTAAAGTTAAGATTGTCACCGAGTATTTAAGTGGTCAGGCAGCTTATTCACTAGCGAGAAAGTATGGGATTGGCAGCAAGGCTACCGTTTCAATTTGGATTCAGCGATTTGAAAGATTTGGTATTAAAGGACTTCAGCCAAAAGCCATGGACTTAGAATACACTAGTCAGTTTAAAGTTGATGTATTAAACTGGAGGAAACAAAACCAGGCCTCACTTCCAGTAACCGCCTTACACTTTAATTTATCCTCGCCAAGTACAATTTGGCAATGGGAAAAGCGATTTGAGACATTAGGAATTAAAGGGCTTGAGCGAAAGCGAGGCAACTCGAAAAATATGGCAAAACACAAGAATGAGAACGCTAAACCAGTTGTCCAAAGGGACAACTCAACAACAAAAGATACTTTAAAGCAACTCCAAAAAGAGAATCAAATGTTGAAGATTGAGAATGAATACTTAAAAAAATTAGAAGCCTTAGCTCGGAAAAAATCAGCACAAAGGAAATCTCGAAAATAG
- a CDS encoding IS5 family transposase (programmed frameshift): MKNYPSNITRQQFELIRPALENFRKRTKPRKYDLYEVFCAVLYVLKIGCQWRQVPGDFPEWRSVYNYYKIWSTKAEPTADSLLEQVFKKIVIARRTYQGRSALTSFIIVDAQSVKNTATAENKGYDAGKKISGIKRHLAVDINGFPQAIHMTRANVSDRDGASAMIALHAMHLRQVQNVLVDGGYSGVNFQLDVASNLNATVQVAKRNELHRFEVMPQRWVVERSFSWLENCRRLWKNCERQLTTSLQMVVLAFLALLLKRF; encoded by the exons ATGAAAAATTATCCCAGCAATATTACTCGGCAACAATTTGAATTAATTCGACCAGCTTTAGAAAATTTTCGTAAGCGAACTAAGCCTCGAAAATATGACCTCTACGAGGTCTTCTGTGCGGTCCTATATGTCTTGAAAATCGGTTGCCAATGGCGTCAAGTCCCCGGTGATTTCCCAGAATGGCGGTCAGTTTACAACTATTACAAAATTTGGTCAACTAAAGCTGAGCCTACGGCTGATTCTTTATTGGAACAAGTTT TTAAAAAAATTGTCATTGCTCGGCGAACTTACCAAGGACGTTCAGCTTTAACTTCCTTTATTATCGTTGACGCTCAGAGCGTCAAAAACACCGCTACTGCTGAAAACAAAGGTTACGACGCTGGTAAGAAAATCTCAGGGATTAAGCGCCATCTGGCAGTTGATATCAATGGCTTTCCGCAGGCCATTCACATGACGCGAGCGAACGTCTCTGATCGAGACGGGGCCAGTGCAATGATCGCTTTACATGCCATGCATTTACGCCAGGTTCAAAATGTCTTAGTTGATGGTGGTTATTCAGGCGTTAATTTTCAGCTCGATGTAGCCAGTAATTTAAACGCAACCGTGCAGGTTGCGAAGCGCAATGAGTTGCATCGATTCGAAGTCATGCCCCAACGTTGGGTAGTCGAACGATCTTTTAGTTGGCTAGAGAATTGTCGGCGACTTTGGAAAAATTGTGAGCGTCAATTAACCACCAGTCTGCAAATGGTCGTTTTAGCATTTTTAGCACTATTACTTAAGAGATTTTAG
- a CDS encoding YeiH family protein gives MTLICAVIGSLLAQLPYFSLFGALIIALILGMIFQTAGTLKSQAGIGIGFISNKFLRLGIILLGFKLNLIQLAQAGIKTILLAVVVVSGTICLTYFIERKFGVEPELAILAASGTGICGAAAVMGISPQIKVPAKQAERQRENEVLAVAIVAIMGTIFTFIDLGLKPLLGLNATQFGVFVGGSLHEIAHAVAAGSAAGSIGLDNAIITKLSRVLMLAPATLAIGFWYQKHSQKTQPVSDKKAKLPIPWFMGGFILASVLGTFLPFSTVALTALVKVAYVFLGMAMAALGMSVNFRVILKRGLPAFAAAFISSVILAIGVLIASKIWF, from the coding sequence ATGACACTGATTTGTGCTGTAATTGGTAGTTTGTTAGCACAATTGCCATATTTTTCGTTATTTGGAGCTTTAATTATTGCTTTGATTTTAGGGATGATATTTCAAACAGCAGGAACTTTAAAGAGTCAGGCTGGAATTGGAATTGGCTTTATTTCAAATAAATTTTTGCGTTTAGGAATTATTTTATTAGGATTTAAGCTAAATTTAATTCAATTGGCACAAGCGGGAATTAAAACGATTCTGTTAGCGGTGGTCGTGGTTAGTGGAACGATTTGTTTGACTTATTTTATAGAAAGAAAGTTTGGAGTCGAACCAGAATTAGCTATTCTGGCAGCCAGTGGAACTGGAATTTGTGGGGCAGCAGCAGTAATGGGAATTTCCCCGCAGATAAAAGTGCCGGCAAAACAAGCTGAACGTCAACGGGAGAATGAAGTTTTAGCCGTGGCAATTGTTGCAATTATGGGAACAATTTTTACTTTTATCGACCTAGGCTTAAAACCTTTGTTAGGGTTAAATGCCACTCAGTTTGGCGTTTTTGTCGGCGGATCATTGCATGAAATAGCTCATGCCGTTGCTGCTGGCAGTGCTGCTGGTTCAATCGGTTTAGACAATGCAATTATTACTAAGTTATCTCGTGTTTTAATGTTGGCCCCGGCAACGTTAGCCATTGGTTTCTGGTATCAAAAACACAGTCAAAAGACACAACCAGTTAGTGATAAAAAAGCTAAATTACCGATTCCTTGGTTTATGGGTGGCTTTATTTTAGCAAGTGTTTTAGGAACCTTTTTGCCATTTAGTACAGTAGCTTTAACAGCCTTGGTTAAAGTAGCTTATGTTTTTTTGGGGATGGCAATGGCAGCCTTAGGTATGAGTGTTAATTTTAGAGTTATTTTAAAAAGAGGGTTGCCGGCATTTGCTGCAGCTTTCATTTCATCAGTAATTTTGGCAATTGGAGTTTTAATTGCTAGCAAAATTTGGTTTTAA
- a CDS encoding replication initiator protein A has product MTKSTDFNYYDANSVYGSLFFQFPKVLMYGEQYKHLSDAAKLAYMVLKDRLEYSLRNHWIDEEGHVYFIFTNQELKDLFDCSNDKLAAVKKDLERAGLLYQKAMHFNPKTGKNEPNRLYLAELDMQSTDVYLRGEYAQKEPQTLATSENPKIGRSRETVGTLATSENPKIGHSRKFVDNTPQTLATSENPKIGHDLDKELKERDTNRYNIDTQKLDFSTAHFSPAEIQKQNQDLVNHANDFLTDEDSGLPVFLEPEAVQLLSFWCRTPQQMRRFIGIILNAKYRVEKDHKDIGVIILLGDEELRPLMTKALRRYFNALRSNEKHIKNVENYLYGTMQNLFGVWWNKQAAREYAAKHPEEQNTDNERSWN; this is encoded by the coding sequence ATGACAAAATCAACAGATTTCAATTACTATGACGCCAATAGCGTATATGGATCCTTGTTTTTCCAGTTCCCTAAGGTATTAATGTATGGCGAGCAATACAAACATTTAAGTGATGCCGCTAAGCTAGCTTACATGGTACTAAAAGACCGGCTAGAGTATTCTTTACGCAATCACTGGATTGATGAGGAAGGGCACGTCTACTTTATTTTTACCAATCAAGAACTTAAAGATTTATTCGACTGCTCAAATGATAAGTTAGCAGCCGTGAAAAAAGACTTGGAACGTGCAGGACTACTTTATCAAAAAGCCATGCATTTCAATCCCAAAACTGGCAAAAACGAACCCAATCGACTTTACCTGGCCGAACTAGATATGCAGTCAACTGACGTCTATTTACGCGGTGAATATGCTCAAAAAGAGCCGCAAACCCTTGCTACGAGCGAAAATCCGAAAATTGGACGTTCGCGGGAGACCGTTGGAACCCTTGCTACGAGCGAAAATCCGAAAATCGGACATTCGCGAAAGTTCGTTGACAACACTCCGCAAACCCTTGCTACGAGCGAAAATCCGAAAATCGGACACGATCTAGATAAAGAACTTAAAGAAAGAGATACTAATAGATACAATATAGATACTCAAAAGTTGGACTTTTCCACAGCCCATTTTTCACCAGCAGAAATTCAAAAGCAAAACCAGGATTTGGTGAACCATGCTAATGACTTCTTAACTGATGAAGACAGTGGCTTACCGGTTTTCTTAGAACCCGAAGCTGTGCAACTACTTAGTTTTTGGTGCCGTACCCCGCAACAAATGCGGCGCTTCATTGGCATTATCTTAAATGCTAAGTACCGAGTTGAGAAAGATCACAAAGATATTGGTGTCATAATCCTACTTGGTGATGAGGAACTGAGACCTTTAATGACTAAAGCCTTAAGACGCTACTTTAACGCCCTAAGAAGCAATGAAAAGCATATCAAGAACGTGGAAAACTACTTGTACGGCACCATGCAAAACCTATTTGGCGTTTGGTGGAATAAACAAGCGGCTAGAGAATATGCGGCCAAACACCCCGAAGAACAGAACACTGACAATGAGCGTTCTTGGAATTAA
- a CDS encoding NAD(P)/FAD-dependent oxidoreductase — translation MDKRKIVIVGASHGGHESAIELLDKYNDVDVTVYEAGDFISFMSCGMQLYLENKVTAEDDVRNFAPEDVEKKGGHVYANHEVTAIHPEHKTVTVKDLTNNSEEEVQYDKLILSSGVTPKVLPVPGNDLKNIYLMRGRDWASKLMSAVNNPAIKNVAIVGAGYIGTEASEVFAKAGKHVTLMDMIDRPLGTYLNPELLDVLEPTFKKNMDLKMGVKIEGFNGNEKVESVKTDQGDIPADLVVVSAGVTPNTDWIKGTVDLDQRGWIKTDPYLRTNVKDVYAIGDAILPLSIPAGKPMPIALATTARREAQYVVDHIFEDKPDRAFKGVIGASALSVFDYHFATAGLNKFSAAKNKLDYQTSFYEDHMRPAYVPEADNPKVYVSLTFNPYTHQILGGAVLSKYDITAQGNVLALAISHKMRLEDLAEQDFFFQPGFDRQWSLLNLAAQHALGMARF, via the coding sequence ATGGATAAACGTAAAATTGTAATTGTTGGTGCTTCACATGGTGGTCATGAATCAGCAATTGAGCTGTTGGATAAATATAATGATGTAGATGTAACTGTTTATGAAGCTGGCGACTTTATTTCATTTATGTCCTGTGGTATGCAATTATACTTAGAAAATAAAGTTACGGCTGAAGATGACGTCAGAAACTTTGCTCCTGAAGATGTTGAAAAGAAGGGCGGTCATGTTTATGCCAACCATGAAGTAACCGCGATTCATCCTGAACATAAGACAGTAACAGTTAAGGATTTAACCAATAATTCTGAAGAAGAAGTTCAATATGATAAGTTAATTCTTTCATCAGGTGTAACGCCAAAGGTTTTACCAGTACCTGGCAATGATCTTAAGAATATCTATTTAATGCGTGGACGTGATTGGGCTTCTAAGTTAATGAGTGCTGTTAACAATCCAGCAATTAAGAATGTTGCTATTGTTGGTGCTGGTTATATTGGTACTGAAGCTAGTGAAGTATTTGCTAAAGCTGGCAAGCATGTAACTTTAATGGACATGATTGATCGTCCATTAGGAACTTACTTGAACCCTGAATTGCTTGATGTTTTGGAACCTACCTTTAAGAAGAATATGGACTTGAAGATGGGCGTTAAAATTGAAGGCTTCAACGGTAATGAAAAAGTTGAAAGCGTCAAGACCGATCAAGGCGATATACCAGCTGACTTGGTTGTTGTTTCAGCAGGGGTAACTCCTAATACTGATTGGATAAAGGGCACAGTTGATTTAGATCAAAGAGGCTGGATTAAGACTGATCCATACTTGAGAACGAATGTTAAAGACGTTTACGCTATTGGAGATGCAATTTTGCCACTTTCTATTCCAGCAGGTAAGCCAATGCCAATTGCTTTAGCTACTACTGCTAGAAGAGAAGCACAATATGTGGTTGATCATATCTTTGAAGATAAGCCAGATCGCGCTTTCAAGGGTGTTATCGGTGCTTCAGCTCTTAGCGTCTTTGACTATCACTTCGCTACTGCGGGATTAAATAAGTTTTCAGCTGCTAAGAATAAGCTTGATTATCAAACTAGCTTCTATGAAGATCATATGCGTCCAGCTTATGTCCCAGAAGCAGATAATCCTAAGGTATATGTCAGCTTAACCTTTAATCCATATACTCACCAAATCTTAGGCGGTGCTGTCCTTTCTAAGTATGATATTACTGCTCAAGGCAATGTTTTAGCTTTGGCAATTAGTCATAAGATGCGCTTGGAAGACTTGGCTGAACAAGACTTCTTCTTCCAACCAGGATTTGACCGTCAATGGAGTTTGCTTAACCTAGCTGCTCAACATGCATTAGGTATGGCAAGATTCTAA
- a CDS encoding zeta toxin family protein, whose protein sequence is MIDKPQYIIVAGINGAGKSTLYDTFPILFDKTKRINADELLRQMGGDWHKDSDNLKAMKEEIKQLHYALDHQQSIHVETTLAGRGKAQLNLIDKAHKNGFEVTLLYVALRDENLAIQRVNERVQKGGHGVPVATIKKRYQQSKHNLPLVAFKSDKVMIYDNSEKFTSVYAREKGQVFKNDLRHFPWINQNITYPEKVQKQLQNFADQNPEVKPKNDPENKNDRPSY, encoded by the coding sequence TTGATAGATAAACCCCAATATATAATTGTTGCTGGTATTAACGGAGCAGGAAAAAGTACGCTATACGATACATTTCCCATCTTGTTTGACAAAACAAAACGGATTAACGCTGATGAACTTTTAAGACAAATGGGTGGCGATTGGCATAAAGATAGTGACAACTTAAAAGCCATGAAAGAAGAAATCAAACAACTACACTATGCTTTAGATCACCAGCAAAGTATTCACGTAGAAACAACACTGGCAGGTAGAGGCAAAGCTCAACTCAATTTGATTGACAAAGCTCACAAAAATGGGTTTGAAGTGACTTTATTATATGTTGCTTTGCGAGATGAAAATTTAGCTATCCAAAGGGTCAACGAACGGGTACAAAAAGGTGGCCACGGTGTTCCAGTAGCAACGATCAAGAAACGTTATCAGCAATCCAAACATAATTTGCCATTAGTGGCCTTTAAATCTGATAAGGTCATGATCTATGATAATAGCGAAAAGTTTACCTCTGTTTATGCAAGAGAGAAGGGACAAGTTTTTAAGAACGATTTGAGGCATTTTCCTTGGATAAACCAAAATATTACTTATCCAGAAAAGGTGCAAAAGCAGTTACAAAATTTTGCAGATCAAAACCCAGAAGTAAAGCCTAAAAATGATCCAGAAAATAAAAACGATCGGCCTAGTTATTAG
- a CDS encoding ParA family protein, with product MNGKTLLNFNFKGGVGKTTLTVMETYLLGQEGKKVLLIDFDPQGNATEIMKETYKADLKPELSLYEGLLGGNLSKSIVSVTNQIDMIPTDWTLSLWIGAVEKVSRVKRNILLPQMLSKLKQNYDYIFIDVPPTINVFTNNAIMASDFISIVLQTQKQSYTSSLKTATHLGELREQYNGSFQLVGAILYLMKPRAKVDTEISAQAKDFFGEGVFSNSIRTQERVKTFANEGIRNKDHWDKRAIQMYQMVLNEQILRIQQLEE from the coding sequence ATGAATGGGAAAACACTATTAAACTTCAACTTTAAAGGTGGCGTTGGTAAGACCACCTTGACTGTAATGGAAACCTATTTATTGGGTCAAGAGGGGAAAAAAGTACTACTTATAGATTTCGATCCCCAGGGAAATGCAACTGAAATTATGAAGGAGACTTATAAAGCCGATTTAAAGCCGGAACTTTCATTATATGAGGGCCTTCTTGGAGGGAATTTGTCTAAATCTATTGTGTCTGTTACAAACCAAATTGATATGATTCCTACAGATTGGACATTGTCTTTATGGATTGGTGCTGTAGAAAAAGTTAGTCGGGTTAAACGTAATATTCTATTACCACAAATGCTTTCAAAGTTAAAACAAAATTACGATTATATTTTTATTGACGTACCACCAACAATAAATGTCTTTACTAATAACGCAATCATGGCTTCAGATTTCATCTCAATTGTCTTACAAACTCAAAAGCAGTCATATACAAGTTCTTTAAAAACAGCTACGCATTTAGGTGAACTACGTGAACAATACAATGGAAGTTTTCAGTTAGTTGGTGCCATATTGTACTTAATGAAGCCACGTGCAAAAGTTGATACTGAAATTTCTGCACAAGCAAAAGACTTTTTTGGCGAAGGGGTCTTTTCAAACTCAATTAGAACTCAAGAACGGGTTAAAACGTTTGCTAATGAAGGAATACGGAATAAAGACCATTGGGATAAAAGAGCAATCCAAATGTACCAAATGGTTCTTAATGAACAAATACTTAGAATTCAACAGTTAGAGGAGTAA
- a CDS encoding type II toxin-antitoxin system RelB/DinJ family antitoxin: protein MAVKEKKRVQVQIDKELADNTEAVLSQLGLNPTTAINMFYKRIVADAALPFKPALSEAERANLSLLKATKETPVTEFKDAKEVADWLNDPDED from the coding sequence ATGGCAGTTAAGGAAAAGAAACGCGTACAAGTCCAGATTGACAAAGAATTGGCAGATAATACCGAAGCCGTTTTAAGCCAGTTAGGTCTAAACCCAACTACCGCGATCAATATGTTTTATAAGCGGATCGTAGCTGACGCAGCATTACCGTTTAAACCAGCCCTGAGCGAAGCCGAAAGAGCTAATTTAAGCCTTTTAAAGGCTACTAAAGAGACACCAGTAACAGAGTTCAAAGACGCTAAAGAAGTCGCTGATTGGCTCAATGATCCAGATGAGGACTAA
- a CDS encoding Ohr family peroxiredoxin produces the protein MINTGGRSGESHSPNHSFNVNIEEPGSKTEGTNPEELFAAGYSACFNSALDYIKRAKNIRGNSIIKVRVSLYNQSKESVPDVVLGVEIEGFIANLPLSKVQELLDEAHQVCPYSRATRGNISVTVQAVPEV, from the coding sequence ATGATTAACACTGGAGGACGTTCTGGTGAGTCACATAGCCCAAACCACTCTTTCAACGTAAACATTGAAGAACCGGGCAGTAAAACGGAAGGAACCAATCCAGAAGAACTTTTCGCTGCGGGCTATAGTGCTTGCTTTAATAGCGCCTTAGATTATATCAAACGTGCTAAGAATATTCGCGGTAATTCGATCATCAAGGTTAGAGTATCGTTGTATAATCAAAGTAAGGAATCAGTCCCAGATGTTGTTTTAGGAGTAGAAATTGAAGGCTTCATTGCTAATCTCCCCCTTTCAAAAGTGCAAGAATTGTTAGACGAAGCACACCAGGTCTGCCCTTATTCTCGAGCTACAAGAGGTAATATTTCAGTGACGGTGCAAGCCGTTCCTGAAGTCTAG